The region TTTATTAGTATTATTGATTTATCTATCACTAACATTATCTGGAGAAACTTCAGTTTCGGAGAAAGGTATTGGGATGTTCTTACCAATTTTGGCTATTTTGTTTATTGTTTTGGCAAATAAAGCTATTAAAAAGGATGAAGATCTCGTAAAATCTGTAGATAGATTGCGATAAAACTAACAATTAGTATATTTAGTGCGAAATAAAACCGAGAACATATTCTCGGTTTTTTTACTTTTCAGGAATATTTGAAATATCTATGATTTTATTGCTGGAAAAAAAACATAAAAAAATGGGCGATTTAAATGATTAAATATCAGTTATTTGTGTTTTTGTTCTCCCCGTAAACAGGGAGGAGTCTCTCCCTGTAAACAAGGAGGAGAAATATCCCTGATTACGGGGATTGTGTAATGAAAATAAGTGTGTTAAGTTTGTAATGTAATAATGAAGAGAAAGATATACGTTCACGTAGCAGATGACCATAAAATTGTAATTGAAGGCATCATGGCTGTAATAGATACTGATAACGACATAAAAGTTAGAGGATATTCTTTAACAGGAAAAGAGGTCGTCGATTGGTTTGAAGCTAAAGAAAACAAAGCAGATGTTTTAATTTTAGATATTACGATGCCCATCATAGACGGAATTGGAGTTTTAAGATATTTTAAAGCAAATAAAATTAAACAAAAGGTTATTATTCTTTCTTCTTATGATGATATAAATATTGTGCAAGAAATGCTAGCGTTAGGTTGTAAAGGATATATCACAAAGAATAATGCAGGAGAGCATATTATAAAAGCTATCAAGGCGGTTGCTAAAGGAGAGCAATATTTTAGTGATGATATTCAAAGAGAACTTTTTAAATCGTTTTCAGGACAAGGAGCATTTAAAAATGGTTCGTCTGATGAGGATTTAATAGAAGAGCTAACAGAAAGAGAATTAATTGTTTTAAAGTTGATTGTAAAACAATACAGTTCTCCAGAAATCGCTCATATTTTAAAAGTAAGTAATAGTACAGTAGAAACACATAGAAAAAATTTATTTAAAAAAATAAAAGTTAAAAATTCAGTAGGTCTAGCAATGTTTGCGGTAAAAAATAAGATAGTATTAATAAATAATATGTCAGATCTTTAAGTATGTGAGGTGATTCCCTCTAAAAGATGTAATATTAGTCCCCCAACACCATTAAAATCCCCCAATGGCTATCTTTTTATCGCTTGCATTGCAAAGCTTGCTAGAATTCACAATTAATAATTAAATATAAAACAATGAAAAAAATTAAATTCTTGTCCGTTATGGCGGTAGTTGCTTTGGGTATTGCTTCTTGCTCCAATGAAGATGCAGTGCTAACAACTGATCAAAATGCTAAATTATTAAAAACCTTTAAAGTTCAAAGAGATGCTACAGGCGCTTACTCTGTGGATTTTAATGTTTCTGACAATACGGAGGTAAACAAGGTTTTAAATAAAAATGACAATACAAGACAATATTTTTTGTTTTCGTCCGACAAAGCCACAGAAAGTAATATTTCTCATGATTTATCAATAAAAAACGACCAAGTAAAAATAGGGTTTGTAGATACACAAGCATCAAAATCAAACAGTGTTACTATTTTTGATGACATAAGTTTTGCAAGAAAATCTGGCAATTCACTTAGATTGCTTAGCTATAGTGTTGTTAAAAATGAAGATGGTTTGTATGATTTAGATTTTACGGTAGAGGAAAACACCAATGTAAGCTTTGTATATAATGAAGAACTTAAGATTCATGAAGTGCATTTAAGAGGAGGTAAAAGAGGTGAAGTTGATTTTTCTAGAAGCTTAGAAAAATTAGAGGGAGAACCGTTGAAGATTGATTTTGTCAATCATATGGGTAACCCAAATGCAAAATCTTATAAAGAGCTTTTGGTTAGAAAGCCAAGAGTTATAATTATTAATGACTAATGGCATAAGCATCAAAATGACTAACTAAATGTATTTCCATTTCTTATACATTTCAATATAGCATACAGCTGCAATGAATGCTATGCTATTCTTTTATTTTCTTTATTATAGACAGAAAATAAAGTTCAAATTTAGAATCAATCACTTGGAAATTCAAGTAGCATAATACTAAAATCAATTTTTGAAAAATAGGTTATTTTTTTATCTTCTTTGTTTTAGTATATTGAGAATATGCGCTAATAACGATAATAAGAATACAGAAAACATCTTTCTAACAAAGATGTCTTCTGTATTTTTAATTAAAAATGATTCATTAATTGAACTTAAATACGGTAAAGCTTTGCAGCTTTTTAAAACCGAAAAGTTTGGGGAAGCTTTAGAGAAATCTTTAGATTATATAGATGAGTGTAAAGAGGCAGGAAATGAATATTGGATTTATAAGTTTACTTTACTTTTAGCAGATATTTATGATAAATCAAACAAATTTGAAAAATCTATTCAGTACTATAGGGAATCATTAAGTAAAATTAGTGCGCCCTTGACCGAGAAGAATAATGCAAAAATTAATGAGGTTGTATTTGCTGAAATTTTTTTAAAAATAGGTAGTGCATATCATAAACTTTCACAAGCGGAGCAAGAAAACAATAAATATTTTTATCTAGATAGTGCAAAAGTATACTATGAAAAGTTAGAGAGGTTCCCTCAATTAAATCCAGAGATCAAAAATATTATAGCAAAAGCCTACAGCAATTTATCTGGTATTTATGAACAAGATTCAATTTACGATAAAGCAGAAAATTATGTTAGGAAAGCTATTGAAGTGCATAGAGAAAGTAAGAATAGCATAAATAGAGCTGCTGCTTTAAATAATTTAGGGAATATCTTTTTGTCGCAAAAAAAATATAAGAAATCTAAGGAAATTTATAAAGAAGCTATCCATCTTATTAAGAATGATAGTAGTTCAAAAGCTAATAGAGTGAAATCTGGTTTGTATTTTAATTTGGCTTGGGCCATGAGAAATTTAAAAGATTATAAAGCATATGACCTTCAAGAACAGTCTCATGAGTTACAAGGAGATATTAGAGAAAAAGAAATCAGTGGAATTATAGAACAAATTACGCAAGAATATAATTTTGAAGCTCAAAAAGAACTATTTCAAGAGCAAGAAGAAGTGAAACGACTAAGAGATCAAAGAATTTTTTGGAGTTTTGCAATATTAGGCCTCTTGATTATAATTTCTCTAGTGTATTTCTTAAATCTATACAAATTAAAACAAAAGAATTTAGCTTTAAAGTTAAAACAAGTAGCGCTTATTCAAAATCAAAATTTAGAGAAATTAAAATCTGAAACGCAAGTCAGAATTTTAAATGCAACGATAGATGGTAAAGAGTCAGAAAGAAAGGAAATTGCAGAAACGTTGCATGATAGTGTAAGTGCCTTACTTTCTTCTGCGAATCTGCACTTACAGGCTGCAAGAAAACAGTTTAATGGTAGTACAATTATTGAAATAGATAAAACGCAAAAAATAATTGTAGAAGCTTCTCAAAAAATTAGAGACTTATCGCATAATTTGGTTTCTTCAGTTTTATTAAAATTCGGTTTAAATTTTGCAGTTAGAGACATTGCAGAAAAGTATTCTAATTCTGAATTACATATAAATACCGATATTAAAAATACTAAAAGATATCATCAAAGCTTTGAAATTAAGGTGTATCATATTATTCAAGAGTTTGTCAATAATATTTTAAAGCATAGTAAAGCAGATAATGCGCTCATCGAATTAAAAGAAAAAAATAATAAGTTAATTCTTGTCATTTCAGATGACGGTATTGGTTTTGATAGAACGAAAATAAACATGAAAAAGGGGATAGGAATCAGTCAGATAGAAGCTAGAATTCAAATGATGAAAGGGAAATTTGAGATAGAATCTTCCTTAAATAATGGAACTAAGATTTTTATAGAACTTCCTGTTTTATAGAAAGAAAAGCCTAACCTCGTTTTGCCAATTCTATAATTTCTAAGTTTTTTATGGCTGCTTCATCTATTTCAAAACGAAGCATGGTTCTAATCTTATGAAATCCATGATTTCCGGCAGCGCCGGGGTTTAAATGTAATAAATTCAACTTTTTATCATATTGAACTTTTAAGATATGAGAATGACCCGAAATAAAAATTTTTGGTGGATTCATAGTAATCTCTTCTCTAATTCTTTGATTGTATCTATGTGGGTAACCACCAATATGAGTCATCCAAACGGAAACATCTTCAATCGAAAATTTGGCATCTAACGAGAATTCCGCTCTAGCATCTTTATCATCAATGTTACCAAAAACAGCACGTAATGGTTTCAGTTTTTTAATAGCATCTGTAACTTCTAGATGACCAATATCACCAGCATGCCATACCTCATCAGCCTGTTTTATGAATTTTAAAATTTGATCATCCATATAACTATGAGTATCCGATAATAACAATATTTTTTTCATAAAAAAAGGGTAGGAAAATTTTAACGTCTCTTAAGGAATCAAAAATAAGGATTCCTAAATAAATTTCGTAATTTTGAGCTCTTCAAAAAAAGATTTTCTTGAGATATTTTATAGAACTTTCATACAATGGGAAAAATTATCATGGTTGGCAAATTCAACCAGATGTTATTTCTGTGCAAGAAAAATTAAATAATGCGGTAAGTACAGTTCTTCAAGAAGAAATTCAGGTTGTGGGAGCAGGAAGAACGGATACGGGTGTGCATGCATCGCAAATGTTTGCCCATTTTGATACCACAAAA is a window of Polaribacter litorisediminis DNA encoding:
- a CDS encoding tetratricopeptide repeat-containing sensor histidine kinase, whose product is MSSVFLIKNDSLIELKYGKALQLFKTEKFGEALEKSLDYIDECKEAGNEYWIYKFTLLLADIYDKSNKFEKSIQYYRESLSKISAPLTEKNNAKINEVVFAEIFLKIGSAYHKLSQAEQENNKYFYLDSAKVYYEKLERFPQLNPEIKNIIAKAYSNLSGIYEQDSIYDKAENYVRKAIEVHRESKNSINRAAALNNLGNIFLSQKKYKKSKEIYKEAIHLIKNDSSSKANRVKSGLYFNLAWAMRNLKDYKAYDLQEQSHELQGDIREKEISGIIEQITQEYNFEAQKELFQEQEEVKRLRDQRIFWSFAILGLLIIISLVYFLNLYKLKQKNLALKLKQVALIQNQNLEKLKSETQVRILNATIDGKESERKEIAETLHDSVSALLSSANLHLQAARKQFNGSTIIEIDKTQKIIVEASQKIRDLSHNLVSSVLLKFGLNFAVRDIAEKYSNSELHINTDIKNTKRYHQSFEIKVYHIIQEFVNNILKHSKADNALIELKEKNNKLILVISDDGIGFDRTKINMKKGIGISQIEARIQMMKGKFEIESSLNNGTKIFIELPVL
- a CDS encoding metallophosphoesterase family protein — its product is MKKILLLSDTHSYMDDQILKFIKQADEVWHAGDIGHLEVTDAIKKLKPLRAVFGNIDDKDARAEFSLDAKFSIEDVSVWMTHIGGYPHRYNQRIREEITMNPPKIFISGHSHILKVQYDKKLNLLHLNPGAAGNHGFHKIRTMLRFEIDEAAIKNLEIIELAKRG
- a CDS encoding response regulator; the encoded protein is MKRKIYVHVADDHKIVIEGIMAVIDTDNDIKVRGYSLTGKEVVDWFEAKENKADVLILDITMPIIDGIGVLRYFKANKIKQKVIILSSYDDINIVQEMLALGCKGYITKNNAGEHIIKAIKAVAKGEQYFSDDIQRELFKSFSGQGAFKNGSSDEDLIEELTERELIVLKLIVKQYSSPEIAHILKVSNSTVETHRKNLFKKIKVKNSVGLAMFAVKNKIVLINNMSDL